AGAGTCTACAATAATTGAATAGCTAATTGATAGACCTAATCCAGTTCCCGAACCCACAGGTTTTGTAGTAAAGAAAGGATCGAAAATTCGTTTCTGAACGTCTTCAGGCATCCCTGGGCCATTATCAATAATTTGAATCTTTATATGGCGATCGTCAAGCGCTTCTGTACGAATTGTGATGATGGGATCGAAAGAGCGATCGCTCGCCTGTTTCCTAACCTCATCAATTGCATCAATGGCATTCGTTAGAATATTCATAAAAACCTGATTGAGTTGAGAGGCATAACAGGTAATTTTTGGTAATTCGCTGTACTCTCTACGGATTTCAATCTCAGTGCGATCGCCTTCTGCTCTCAGACGAGGCTGTAACAGCATCACAGTGCTATCAATTCCCGAATGAATATCAACAGGCTTCATAGAAGCTTCATCCAAGCGAGAGAAGTTTCGCAAAGATAAAATAATATTGCGAATGCGTTCTGCTCCAACTTGCATTGATTCTAAGAGATTTTGCAAGTCTTCAATCAGAAAATCTAAATCAATTCGATCGATAATCGTTTGAATTTGAGCAGAAGGTTGAGGAACTTCTTGCTGATAAGCGCGCAGCAAATTGAAGATATCTTGAATGTAATTATTCGCGTGTTCAATATTGCCATAGATAAAGCTGATGGGGTTATTAATTTCGTGAGCAATACCCGCAACCATTTGCCCTAAACCGGACATTTTCTCAGTCTGAATCAGTTGAGCTTGCGTCTTTCTTAATTCCTGCAATGCTTTTGATAAGCGTTCGTTTTTATCATTTAACTCCTGCGTTCTTTGCTGCACCTTCTGTTCCATTGAAGCGTACAGCAGGGCATTTTCTAGAGAGATTGCGGTTTGGGAAGAAAGCAGGCGCAAGACTTCTAAGCGCTCTGGCGTAAACGCTCCTACAATCAAATTATTTTCTAAATAAAGTATCCCAATCAGTTGACCGTGGTTAACAATTGGCGTACATAAAATCGACTTAAGTTGTTGATTGACCACATAGGAATCGCTACTAAAACGCCCATCATTAGCCGCATGACCCAATACAACATCGGTCAGGGTTCTTTCAACATAATGAATAATGGCAATGGGCAAATCTTCCCCTGCTTCTTTTAAAGCAGAATCCCGAATAACCACTTGTTCTTGAGTAACAGAAGCTTGAGCCGCAATCTGCAATCCTTCCTCTTTAGGGAGTAACAAAAATCCCTTTTGCGCTCCCGCATTTTCAATCAAGATTCTCATCAAAGATGAGAGCAACTTATCGAGAACAATTTCGCTGGATATCGCTTGAGAGGCTTTCATGACCGTCCCTAAATCTAGCACCTCAGAGCGACTTCCGGTAGAAGTATGGATGACTGAGACGATATCTTGACCGGGTAAGCGAATGGGAGAACGCGACGGACTACAAAACTGAGGATATTGCGTTTCTAACTCTTCTGTTTTGCGAATTGCGCCCCAACGTTGATAGCCAAAATAAGCATCGCGAATATGAACTTTAACATATTTGGGTTTATTTCGCTCTACCCAAAATAAAGCTACTCTTTCATTAATCAGAGCTTCATGTTGAATAAAGTCATTTTCTCTAGCGGTGGAAATTGCTTGTTCATAAAGGTCAAGGGCGGTTTCAAATTGACCTAAAGCCCGCGCCACTTCTGCTTCTACAAAAAGCAACTTATGCAGAAAATTCTCTGCACTGTTTTCAGCCCAGATTTTCAGCGATTTTTGATTGCTTTCAATTTTTTCGAGATAGCGCTGTTGTTCCTCGGCGGTAGCTGTTGGATAGAGGGCTGCTAGTAGCAGAGAGTTATAAAAATTAAATTCAGTGGATACAAAGATTCCCGTAACGAATTGCAGGTTCTTTTCGATGGTTTCAACCAACTTTAGCGCTTCTTGGAATTCGCCATAAAGATAGAGAATTTGCAGTTTAAGAATCTGGTAAATACAGAGGGAATAAAAGTTTTGATTTTGTTCGCAGTTGCTTTGAAAGACTGCATCATCTAATGTTTCTGTAGAGAAGGCGAGTTTATGCTCGGTCAGTTTGCGAAGATTGAGTAAAATGAACTCTAATCCTTGAATGGTATCTGTTGCCATTTGATTTTTTGACTTCTGGGTGAATTGCAGATACCCTGGTAACTCTGAAAGGATTTGAGATAGGTTTCTTCCTTGAAAGAAGAAGTTAGTGGCTTTGTAATTAAGGATGTATCCAGCGAATTGCAAGTCGCCAGAATCTAACCCCGCTTGGTAGCCTTCATTGTTCAGATAGTTGGACTCTTTGAGGGGTTTGAACCAGAAGTTGAGGGCATTGGCTAGGGTACTACAGACTTTACATTTTAAATCTAGCCTGCGCCATTTTTCGCTCAATTTTAGCGAGACGACACCAAATTCGTAAGCCGATTTATAATCGCCAAAGATGGAGGTGAGGAGAATACCGTAGGTTCCATAGCAAGGTGCTGATTCGGGTGCATCTCCATACTTGAGGGAAAGATTTACGGCTTTCAGTGCTACTAATGTCCACAGTTCCGCGCTTCTAAAATAAGCTGAGGGGAGGAGGTTATTGAGCAGTTTAAGTGCAATTTTGTTTTCCGGACTTGCCATTTCAGGCTTGTGATACAGCTCGGAAATTGGCAAGTCTCCCAGGTTGCTTTTTGCCTCAGCCAATTCAGTGCCAATGGCAGCTCCGATATCAGTTTCAGGTATCTCTAAACCGAGTAAAGATAAGGCGGTTTTGGCGGCGGCGATCGCTTCTTCGCTTTTCCCTTGTAATGTATACTGAATAAGGAGCAGGTTATAGATTTCTGTTTTCTCTAAAAGAGAGTGAACTTGCTCTAAGGTGATTTGAATAAATTGTTCGGATTCTTCAAAGTTACTATTGAGATGTTCGATTTCTGCTCGTTCCTTATGCAAGGCTAAGGCTAAGTCATACGACTCTTGCCAAATCTCTGGCCCCAAGCCTTCCATTGCTGCCGTTAGGTATTCGCGCGCCGCGACATAAGCTGTGGCATCTTTTGCTTTTTTAGCGGCTTCTAAGTTCAGCGTTGCGAGTTCTAGTAATTCCCCTCGATCTTGAATTAAGCTGCGCCCAATATTCAGGTGATCGATTAATTCAAAAATCCGTTCCGAACGGTATTCAACTGGGGTACTTGCTAGCAACAAGCGTCCAATTCTCAGGTGTACAACTTTTTTACGATCGTCATCAATTAAGGTGTAGGCGGCCTGCTGAACGCGGTCGTGCAAAAACTTATAATTGAGAATTAATAAAGGCGAATTAATGGCTTCGGCTTCCGTTGCTTCTAATTCTGAAGTGGCTTGAATTAAGCCTATTTGAATTGCGGGTAATAGGTCTTGAAAGGTTTCAAAGGATTCTTTTTCGTAGATTAAAGAGAGCGTGTTTAAGTCAAATTGATTCCCCAAACAGGCCACTAACCGCAGCACTTGTTGCGTTGCTTCCGGGAGTTTGCGGAGTTTGCGGATCATTAAGTCAACCACATTATCGGTAATGGCGATCGCCTCAATTTGAGCAATATCCCACTGCCATCGCCCAATTCCCCCTGACTGGGGGGTTGTAAAGGTTAACAGGTTCTCTTGGTAAAGTGTTTTTAAGAACTCATTGACAAAAAACGGGTTTCCCTCTGTCTTGCGAAGGGTTAACTCAGCTAGGGGTTTAATGCATTCGCGATCGCTATGGAGGGTATCTGCGATCAATTGCGTTACTTTTTCTAGTTTTAACGGCACTAAACTAATCTGATTAACCGTAACATTCTCTTGCACTAACGAATCAATCACGATCGTTAAAGGATGGGTTGAACTCACCTCATTATCGCGATAAGCCCCAATTAAAAATAGATGCTTAATCTGGGGATCGGTGACAATTAAATCAATTAACTTCAACGTTGCAGAGTCCGCCCACTGGAGATCGTCTAAAAAGATCGCCAGGGGATGTTCCGGTTGACAAAAAACGCGAATAAAGTTTTGAAAAACTTGATTAAAGCGATTTTGCGTTTCTGTTGGCCCCAGTTCTGCCACAGGTAACTGAGGGCCAATAATCCACTCCACTTCGGGAATAACATCAATAATAATTTGCCCATTCGGGCCGAGGGCGTGCGTCAGTTTTTGCCGCCAAGCCTCTAGCTGAGTTTCGGTTTCAGTCAGCAACAAGCGCACCAATTCTGAGAAGGCGCTGACAATTGCTGAATACGGAATACTGCGTTGCAGTTGATCGAACTTCCCGCTGACAAAATAACCGTATTTGCGAGTAATGGGCTTATAAATTTCTTGCACTAACGCCGATTTCCCGACCCCAGAATAACCCGCAACCAGCATAATTTCGGTTGTCCCTTGGCTGACGCGTTCAAAGGCTTCTAACAGGGTTTCGACTTCGCGTTCGCGCCCGTAAAGTTTTTGGGGAATTTGAAATTTATCGGCAATATCTTGGCTGCCTAACGCAAAATCCGCAATATAACCTGTAACTTGCAGTTGATTGAGACAATTTTCTAAATCGGCTTTCAATCCATAAGCACTTTGATATCGGTCTTCGGCTGCTTTTGCCAACAGCTTCATCACAATTTCAGAGATAACTTTAGGAACGTCTGGGTTGACTAAATGCGGGGGAACCGGCTGTTTGGCAATATGACAATGGACTAATTCCATTGGATCGGTTGCCGTAAACGGGAGTTGGTGGGTTAAGATTTCATAAAACGTCACCCCTAGCGAATAAAAA
This Desertifilum tharense IPPAS B-1220 DNA region includes the following protein-coding sequences:
- a CDS encoding ATP-binding sensor histidine kinase; the encoded protein is MIDFPGYQILAKIYESSNSLVYRGHRESDNLPVILKILHEDYPPPEKLTRYKQEFEITRSLNLPGVVKAYGLQNYQNTLAMILEDFGGESLRILMSSQKFTFLGFLTLAIKITESLGELHSANVIHKDINPSNVVVNPLTGQVKLIDFSISSILTRETPTLTNPSVLEGTLAYMSPEQTGRMNRTLDYRTDFYSLGVTFYEILTHQLPFTATDPMELVHCHIAKQPVPPHLVNPDVPKVISEIVMKLLAKAAEDRYQSAYGLKADLENCLNQLQVTGYIADFALGSQDIADKFQIPQKLYGREREVETLLEAFERVSQGTTEIMLVAGYSGVGKSALVQEIYKPITRKYGYFVSGKFDQLQRSIPYSAIVSAFSELVRLLLTETETQLEAWRQKLTHALGPNGQIIIDVIPEVEWIIGPQLPVAELGPTETQNRFNQVFQNFIRVFCQPEHPLAIFLDDLQWADSATLKLIDLIVTDPQIKHLFLIGAYRDNEVSSTHPLTIVIDSLVQENVTVNQISLVPLKLEKVTQLIADTLHSDRECIKPLAELTLRKTEGNPFFVNEFLKTLYQENLLTFTTPQSGGIGRWQWDIAQIEAIAITDNVVDLMIRKLRKLPEATQQVLRLVACLGNQFDLNTLSLIYEKESFETFQDLLPAIQIGLIQATSELEATEAEAINSPLLILNYKFLHDRVQQAAYTLIDDDRKKVVHLRIGRLLLASTPVEYRSERIFELIDHLNIGRSLIQDRGELLELATLNLEAAKKAKDATAYVAAREYLTAAMEGLGPEIWQESYDLALALHKERAEIEHLNSNFEESEQFIQITLEQVHSLLEKTEIYNLLLIQYTLQGKSEEAIAAAKTALSLLGLEIPETDIGAAIGTELAEAKSNLGDLPISELYHKPEMASPENKIALKLLNNLLPSAYFRSAELWTLVALKAVNLSLKYGDAPESAPCYGTYGILLTSIFGDYKSAYEFGVVSLKLSEKWRRLDLKCKVCSTLANALNFWFKPLKESNYLNNEGYQAGLDSGDLQFAGYILNYKATNFFFQGRNLSQILSELPGYLQFTQKSKNQMATDTIQGLEFILLNLRKLTEHKLAFSTETLDDAVFQSNCEQNQNFYSLCIYQILKLQILYLYGEFQEALKLVETIEKNLQFVTGIFVSTEFNFYNSLLLAALYPTATAEEQQRYLEKIESNQKSLKIWAENSAENFLHKLLFVEAEVARALGQFETALDLYEQAISTARENDFIQHEALINERVALFWVERNKPKYVKVHIRDAYFGYQRWGAIRKTEELETQYPQFCSPSRSPIRLPGQDIVSVIHTSTGSRSEVLDLGTVMKASQAISSEIVLDKLLSSLMRILIENAGAQKGFLLLPKEEGLQIAAQASVTQEQVVIRDSALKEAGEDLPIAIIHYVERTLTDVVLGHAANDGRFSSDSYVVNQQLKSILCTPIVNHGQLIGILYLENNLIVGAFTPERLEVLRLLSSQTAISLENALLYASMEQKVQQRTQELNDKNERLSKALQELRKTQAQLIQTEKMSGLGQMVAGIAHEINNPISFIYGNIEHANNYIQDIFNLLRAYQQEVPQPSAQIQTIIDRIDLDFLIEDLQNLLESMQVGAERIRNIILSLRNFSRLDEASMKPVDIHSGIDSTVMLLQPRLRAEGDRTEIEIRREYSELPKITCYASQLNQVFMNILTNAIDAIDEVRKQASDRSFDPIITIRTEALDDRHIKIQIIDNGPGMPEDVQKRIFDPFFTTKPVGSGTGLGLSISYSIIVDSHGGQLSCASLPGQGSEFIIQIPKQPQLLNSVQPKAIN